The DNA region CAACGCGCGTTGCCCCGGGCGGGCCGGCGGGCGCCGGCCGGGATGGGGCCCTAGGCCTGGCCGGCCCGGTCGCGCGCCTTGACGGCCTCCGAGACCAGGTCGAGATCGCGGACCACGTCGGCGGCGAAGCGCACGAAGTCGGCCTCGGTGACGATCCCGACCAGCAGCCCGTCGTCCTCGCACACCGGGAGGCACCCGAACTTCCGCTCCAGCATGAGCCGCGCGGCGTGGGCCAGCCCGGTGCCGGGGCGCACCGCCACGGGCTCGCGCGTCATCACCTCGGACACCGCGCGATCGCGGGCCGCCGGCGCGCCGGCCTGGCCGGAGCGGAGCAGGTCGCGCTGCGTGAGCAGGCCCACCAGCTTGCGCTCGCGGACGACCGGCAGGTGCCGGATCCCGCCCAGCTTGAGCAGCGACTCGGCCAGCGCGAGGTCGTCGCTCTCGCGCACGGTGACGAGGTCCCTGGTCATGAAGTCCGCCACCGAGATCATGAGGCCTCCGCGCGCGCCCCGCGCGCGGCGAGTGTAACCCGGGACCGGGCGCGCGGCATCCCGCCTCAGCGGACGACCAGCA from Anaeromyxobacter dehalogenans 2CP-C includes:
- a CDS encoding CBS domain-containing protein, with amino-acid sequence MISVADFMTRDLVTVRESDDLALAESLLKLGGIRHLPVVRERKLVGLLTQRDLLRSGQAGAPAARDRAVSEVMTREPVAVRPGTGLAHAARLMLERKFGCLPVCEDDGLLVGIVTEADFVRFAADVVRDLDLVSEAVKARDRAGQA